One window of the Zea mays cultivar B73 chromosome 3, Zm-B73-REFERENCE-NAM-5.0, whole genome shotgun sequence genome contains the following:
- the LOC103649969 gene encoding serine/threonine-protein kinase-like protein At5g23170 yields MREFSYEEVEAATGGFAEKNLVGKGSHGTVYRARLRRGGRTAVVAVKRPSHAQGEAKLANEIAVLSAAPRHPGIIGIVGVSPSPSPQPQPGPRLPPLLVMEFMPSGSLHDMLHRSPRPPPWPHRVEIALDVARAVLALHGAAPRVIHRDVKSANVLLGRDGRARLADFGLAVSVVKAAAAVHADAPPGPAAEEGSASAGPPPAPAGTIGYLDPCYTEPGKLGPASDVFSFGVVLLELVSGRKVMDVDSCPSSIVSWAAPLIGAGRAREVLDARVAAAPLPPTDRALARVLAVAARCVSESVERRPAMDEVVAELRECAGWRHGHRGGGVVGRVCERVAAWGQRVMRRGSNRVVATKVECTEHSDSDVAPDRQGSSSSSCTTAALPPHRNDGMMTGAPK; encoded by the coding sequence ATGAGGGAGTTCTCGTACGAGGAGGTGGAGGCGGCGACGGGCGGGTTCGCGGAGAAGAACCTGGTGGGCAAGGGCAGCCACGGCACCGTGTACAGGGCCAGGCTGAGGAGAGGCGGCAGGACGGCCGTCGTCGCCGTGAAGCGGCCGTCGCACGCGCAGGGGGAGGCCAAGCTGGCCAACGAGATCGCCGTGCTCTCggccgcgccgcgccacccggggATCATCGGCATCGTCGGCGTGTCGCCATCGCCATCGCCACAGCCGCAGCCGGGGCCTCGGCTGCCCCCGCTGCTCGTCATGGAGTTCATGCCCAGCGGGTCGCTGCACGACATGCTGCACCGGTCGCCGCGGCCGCCGCCGTGGCCGCACCGCGTGGAGATCGCGCTAGACGTGGCGCGCGCCGTGCTGGCGCTGCACGGCGCGGCGCCGCGCGTCATCCACCGCGACGTCAAGTCCGCCAACGTCCTGCTCGGCCGCGACGGCCGCGCCCGCCTCGCGGACTTCGGCCTCGCCGTGAGCGTCGTcaaggccgccgccgccgtccacgCAGACGCGCCACCTGGACCAGCAGCCGAGGAAGGCTCGGCGTCGGCGGGGCCGCCACCAGCCCCGGCGGGCACGATCGGGTACCTGGACCCCTGCTACACGGAGCCCGGGAAGCTGGGCCCCGCGAGCGACGTGTTCAGCTTCGGCGTGGTGCTCCTGGAGCTGGTGAGCGGGCGCAAGGTGATGGACGTGGACTCGTGCCCGTCGTCCATCGTGTCGTGGGCCGCGCCGCTGATCGGCGCCGGGCGCGCGCGGGAGGTGCTCGACGCCCGGGTGGCCGCCGCGCCACTGCCGCCCACGGACCGCGCGCTGGCCCGCGTCCTCGCCGTGGCTGCGCGGTGCGTGTCGGAGAGCGTGGAGCGGCGGCCGGCCATGGACGAGGTGGTGGCCGAGCTGCGCGAGTGCGCCGGGTGGCGGCACGGGCACCGCGGCGGCGGCGTGGTGGGGCGGGTGTGCGAGCGCGTCGCGGCGTGGGGCCAGCGCGTGATGAGGAGGGGCAGCAACCGGGTGGTGGCGACCAAGGTCGAGTGCACCGAGCACTCCGACAGCGACGTGGCACCCGATCGCCagggctcctcctcctcctcgtgcACGACCGCGGCTCTGCCACCGCATCGGAACGACGGCATGATGACCGGCGCACCCAAATGA